The Desulfobotulus mexicanus genome window below encodes:
- a CDS encoding DGQHR domain-containing protein, giving the protein MSDKVSYGSVSLVRQGDYRFYSFTMPSDVLAETCFVVNRDEDPIEGFQRELDKKRAAEIANYIDSGLGTIPSSIVLSAQEDSDFYYDSKRKSVSFLSINKAFLIIDGQHRVYGFKLAKTALRIPVVVYENLSKRDESRLFIDINSKQKGVPTELLLDIKKMAEYENDTEQYLRELFDTFSTENDSVLYNRLSASKREKGKITRSVFNTAVKPLVKVFGNKNSDEIYEIFNSYLIAFNEGVLVPHKLEEQAFNTTVFKAISGFFPIITARVKDRFGAIYSVDNYYEFTEITGQRIKPAKLATPTNAYKPIVDHLEESLKQEFTL; this is encoded by the coding sequence ATGAGTGACAAAGTAAGCTATGGTAGTGTAAGTCTAGTTCGCCAAGGTGATTATAGGTTTTACTCATTTACTATGCCGAGTGACGTGCTTGCAGAAACATGTTTCGTTGTGAATCGCGATGAAGACCCTATTGAAGGTTTTCAACGAGAATTGGATAAAAAAAGAGCGGCCGAAATAGCTAATTACATTGATTCAGGATTAGGGACAATACCTAGTTCAATTGTCTTATCAGCTCAAGAAGACTCTGATTTTTATTATGATTCAAAGAGGAAGTCCGTAAGTTTTTTGAGCATTAATAAGGCGTTTTTAATCATAGATGGACAGCATCGAGTTTACGGGTTTAAGCTCGCAAAAACGGCTCTCAGAATACCTGTTGTAGTTTATGAAAATTTATCTAAACGTGATGAATCTAGGCTATTTATCGATATCAATTCAAAGCAGAAAGGCGTGCCTACCGAGCTTCTCCTAGATATAAAGAAAATGGCCGAGTATGAGAATGATACTGAGCAATATCTCAGAGAGCTATTCGATACATTTTCGACGGAAAATGACAGTGTCCTATATAACAGGCTGTCAGCATCGAAGAGAGAAAAGGGGAAGATAACACGTTCGGTGTTTAACACTGCCGTAAAGCCATTAGTGAAAGTATTTGGAAACAAGAATTCAGACGAAATATATGAAATATTTAATTCTTATTTGATTGCTTTCAATGAAGGAGTTTTAGTCCCCCATAAGTTAGAGGAGCAAGCGTTTAATACAACTGTCTTTAAAGCAATTTCGGGTTTTTTTCCAATAATTACTGCGAGAGTAAAAGACAGATTCGGAGCAATTTACTCAGTAGATAATTATTATGAGTTTACGGAAATTACTGGTCAAAGAATTAAACCGGCCAAGCTTGCAACCCCTACTAATGCTTATAAGCCGATCGTAGATCACCTAGAGGAGTCATTAAAACAGGAGTTTACTCTTTAA